A window from Cryptomeria japonica chromosome 1, Sugi_1.0, whole genome shotgun sequence encodes these proteins:
- the LOC131028737 gene encoding transcription factor MYB57-like, which translates to MRRTKSSVSVNRGAWTPAEDLLLKKHIQLHGEKHWNSIADKAGLQRTGKSCRLRWMNYLRPSVKRGHISADEEELIIRLHKLLGNRWSLIAGRMPGRTDNQIKNYWNTHLSKKLSRKDPKRTKQGYKHHVGAATHLQLSSDQNEKLCSETERGRTDVDNIIATNELMGSAKSDDYSVCIVKDQTSFSYEEIESALVEIDWDIQWNISSTWGNANYKQFNGCDETSVQGVSIDMEEITDITNDASNMYHVDSLPNSSSLLSGLTYPPNFCWSSPDISFNMISNEPWFPNTAEEISNNSSPQADISALFF; encoded by the exons ATGAGGCGAACAAAGTCAAGTGTTAGTGTCAATAGAGGCGCCTGGACACCCGCTGAGGATCTTCTATTGAAAAAACATATACAACTTCACGGAGAGAAACACTGGAATTCTATTGCTGATAAAGCAG GTTTACAACGAACTGGAAAGAGTTGCAGGCTCAGGTGGATGAACTACCTCCGTCCCAGTGTCAAACGAGGTCATATATCCGCTGATGAAGAAGAACTCATTATCAGACTTCATAAATTGCTGGGGAATCG GTGGTCGTTGATTGCGGGCAGAATGCCTGGACGaacagataatcaaatcaagaactATTGGAATACACATTTGAGCAAGAAACTCAGCAGAAAAGATCCTAAACGAACCAAACAAGGTTATAAACATCATGTTGGTGCTGCTACGCATCTACAGCTCTCGTCTGATCAGAATGAAAAATTGTGCAGTGAAACAGAAAGAGGAAGGACAGATGTGGATAATATTATAGCCACAAATGAACTCATGGGTTCAGCAAAGTCCGATGACTATTCTGTATGCATTGTCAAAGATCAGACCAGTTTTTCATATGAAGAAATTGAGAGCGCTCTGGTGGAAATAGATTGGGACATACAATGGAATATTTCTTCCACCTGGGGAAATGCGAATTACAAACAGTTTAATGGATGCGATGAAACTTCAGTGCAGGGTGTGTCAATCGATATGGAGGAAATCACAGATATAACCAATGATGCTAGCAACATGTATCATGTTGATTCTCTTCCAAATTCATCTTCGTTATTATCAGGATTAACATACCCACCAAATTTTTGCTGGTCATCCCCTGACATTTCATTTAATATGATTTCAAATGAACCATGGTTCCCAAATACTGCAGAAGAGATTTCAAACAATTCCTCCCCTCAAGCAGATATATCTGCTTTGTTCTTTTGA